Proteins from one Gimesia maris genomic window:
- a CDS encoding HEAT repeat domain-containing protein produces the protein MSFNNRILAAFALVISCTLSTSPHVWSQDEIPPQFQKPATISNLSPDELLLSKPETPAQLLQAVIQLTGLGHAASAKPYLDQLLKANPDQETLLKLRDEHGPAAFLSLANNKALQPESVTLLNQMEAAFRAFATDPARINGLINDLSGTPTDRNISIIQLKSAGSIVAPPILKQLSQSEDPTRNDELAFALSQLGKPVVEPLIAALRAPENRIRKIAAEVLGDIADPSAALYLWNPAFSESQEQSVQIAARQALSKILGKDPRNVYELNRHKAQQVLKNAALQFYKNHVDAAEKQKIWVWDSTQQTVVQKELASQEVGLIEGLRLAKEALEMSPDKQDVQTLYLSMVLALEAYQVGWNHPLPEGPGTAFNLALLSGPKAVSQVLALAMKQGHTPSALAALKALGQIGSRNLLYEKLDQHSSVIAALNYPDRRVQFAAATTIMQLDPANTFPGATRVIAILTRALGGAGKQSAIVVDSSIPRGQTMAGLFNELGYETEYTQTGMAGFKDATQRMDVEFIALEHNIMRWGLSQTIANLRADSRTANIPIIIYGPLRLKNKIEYVTRHYPLVQYVVESENTEDIATQVKPFLNSLKTPELTGELRSEYRAAALYWLSHIASSQRGKIYDLTPAEKPLLQLVSDRSLASNALITLGGIPTRTAQADLVTIVTNKTMDNDIKEIAALQLAFHIQKFGLLVDSKEVASIREAYQAATEPRLNTALASVMGTLMPDNKVVGERLQEFKPATPLP, from the coding sequence ATGTCTTTTAATAATCGGATCCTGGCAGCATTTGCTCTGGTCATTTCCTGTACCCTGAGTACGTCCCCCCACGTCTGGTCACAGGATGAAATTCCTCCGCAATTTCAGAAGCCGGCAACGATTTCTAACCTGTCTCCCGACGAATTACTGCTGTCGAAACCCGAAACACCCGCACAGCTGCTGCAGGCTGTCATACAGTTGACCGGACTCGGACACGCGGCTTCAGCCAAACCCTATCTGGATCAACTGCTGAAAGCCAACCCCGACCAGGAAACCCTGTTGAAACTCCGAGATGAACATGGTCCCGCAGCCTTTCTTTCACTCGCAAACAACAAAGCATTGCAGCCGGAATCTGTCACTTTGTTGAATCAGATGGAAGCAGCCTTCCGAGCTTTCGCCACTGACCCTGCGCGAATTAACGGGTTAATCAATGATCTGTCTGGAACTCCCACAGATCGTAACATTTCGATCATCCAGCTCAAATCTGCCGGATCAATCGTGGCACCTCCCATATTGAAACAGTTGAGTCAGAGTGAGGATCCAACCAGAAATGACGAACTGGCCTTCGCTTTGTCACAACTTGGAAAACCGGTAGTCGAACCGCTGATCGCTGCTTTACGCGCCCCGGAGAATCGAATCCGCAAGATCGCTGCTGAAGTTTTGGGAGACATTGCCGATCCTTCTGCTGCCCTCTATCTCTGGAATCCGGCTTTTTCAGAGAGCCAGGAACAGAGTGTACAAATCGCTGCCCGCCAGGCACTCTCAAAAATTCTCGGAAAAGATCCCCGAAATGTATATGAACTCAACCGTCACAAAGCACAGCAGGTTTTAAAAAATGCGGCTTTGCAGTTTTACAAAAATCACGTTGATGCAGCAGAAAAGCAGAAAATCTGGGTCTGGGACAGCACACAACAGACGGTCGTACAGAAAGAACTGGCTTCACAGGAAGTCGGCCTGATTGAAGGCCTGCGCCTGGCTAAAGAAGCTCTGGAGATGTCACCAGACAAACAGGACGTGCAGACTCTTTATCTGTCAATGGTACTCGCCTTGGAAGCCTATCAGGTCGGCTGGAATCATCCACTGCCTGAAGGTCCCGGCACGGCTTTTAACCTGGCATTACTCTCCGGTCCCAAAGCAGTCAGCCAGGTTCTGGCTCTGGCAATGAAGCAGGGGCATACCCCCAGTGCACTGGCAGCCTTGAAAGCATTGGGACAGATTGGATCCCGCAACCTGCTGTATGAGAAACTCGATCAGCACTCCTCCGTGATTGCCGCTTTGAATTATCCTGACCGCCGCGTACAGTTCGCTGCAGCAACCACGATTATGCAACTCGATCCTGCAAACACGTTTCCAGGGGCAACGCGCGTCATCGCCATCCTGACCCGTGCCCTGGGGGGGGCAGGAAAACAGTCGGCCATTGTTGTCGACAGCAGCATTCCTCGAGGACAGACCATGGCGGGGCTGTTTAATGAACTCGGGTATGAAACAGAGTATACTCAGACCGGGATGGCAGGCTTTAAAGATGCCACCCAGCGCATGGATGTCGAATTCATTGCTCTCGAACATAATATCATGCGTTGGGGACTTTCACAGACGATTGCCAATCTCAGGGCTGATTCCCGTACGGCTAACATCCCCATTATCATCTATGGTCCACTGCGTCTTAAAAATAAAATTGAATATGTAACACGACATTATCCCCTGGTGCAATATGTCGTGGAATCAGAGAACACTGAAGATATCGCCACACAGGTTAAACCATTTCTTAACAGCCTGAAAACCCCCGAATTGACCGGCGAACTCCGTTCAGAATATCGGGCTGCTGCTCTCTACTGGCTCTCGCATATCGCATCCAGCCAGCGAGGAAAAATTTACGATCTGACGCCGGCGGAAAAGCCTCTACTGCAACTGGTCTCCGACCGGTCTCTGGCTTCAAATGCCCTGATCACACTAGGCGGAATTCCCACTCGAACGGCTCAGGCCGATCTGGTGACGATTGTTACCAATAAAACGATGGATAATGACATCAAAGAAATCGCCGCCCTGCAACTGGCATTTCATATTCAGAAATTCGGGCTGCTCGTTGATTCCAAAGAAGTCGCATCGATCCGCGAAGCCTACCAGGCCGCCACCGAGCCCCGCCTGAATACGGCGCTGGCATCCGTAATGGGAACGCTGATGCCTGATAATAAAGTGGTTGGCGAACGACTGCAGGAATTCAAACCTGCCACTCCACTTCCATGA
- the lysA gene encoding diaminopimelate decarboxylase, producing MSAFHYQNDELFCENVPVAQLAEEFGTPLWVYSKSDFLGRLKEIQDAFAEVDPVICYSVKANGNLSILKTMNDAGSSFDVVSGGELFRVQQAGADTSRVVFAGVGKTDEEIRQALKADILMFDVESEAELDAIARIAGELNCVGRVALRLNPDIDAKTHHKTTTGKKGNKFGMDIERATELADKVLKDEHLELTGIHMHLGSPILSTDPYAKAVKKGAEVISQLREKGHNTNWLNLGGGFGISYKTDEGPSAQTYADVIVPTIKEIGCRLALEPGRFIAGNSGVLISQIVFTKREGGKLFYIQDGGMTDLVRPAMYDSYHRVWPVKPKVPMPFDCEGEIEGCEPADVVGPVCESCDYFAKDRYLPPMQRGDYLCMFSAGAYGSVMSSNYNARPRSAEILVDGSENQVIRRRETYEELIALEQT from the coding sequence ATGTCTGCATTTCATTACCAGAATGATGAACTGTTTTGTGAAAATGTCCCCGTCGCTCAACTGGCAGAAGAGTTTGGCACCCCTCTGTGGGTTTATTCCAAATCAGACTTTCTGGGTCGTTTGAAAGAGATTCAGGACGCCTTTGCGGAAGTCGATCCGGTCATCTGTTATTCCGTCAAAGCCAACGGGAACTTGAGTATTCTCAAGACTATGAATGACGCTGGCAGCAGTTTCGATGTCGTTTCCGGGGGAGAACTGTTCCGGGTACAGCAGGCCGGCGCCGATACCTCACGCGTCGTCTTTGCGGGTGTCGGTAAAACCGATGAAGAAATCCGCCAGGCACTCAAAGCAGACATTCTGATGTTCGACGTCGAGAGTGAAGCCGAACTTGACGCCATCGCGCGCATCGCCGGTGAATTAAACTGTGTGGGACGCGTCGCTTTGCGTCTGAATCCGGATATCGACGCCAAAACACATCACAAAACCACAACCGGTAAAAAAGGCAACAAGTTCGGCATGGATATCGAACGGGCCACCGAACTGGCCGACAAAGTGCTCAAAGACGAACACCTGGAACTGACGGGCATTCATATGCACCTCGGTTCTCCTATTCTGTCGACCGATCCCTATGCGAAAGCAGTCAAAAAAGGGGCTGAAGTCATCTCCCAACTGCGGGAGAAAGGCCATAATACCAACTGGCTCAACCTGGGTGGCGGTTTCGGGATCAGCTACAAAACCGATGAAGGTCCTTCAGCTCAAACTTATGCAGATGTCATTGTCCCCACCATTAAAGAAATTGGCTGTCGGCTGGCGTTGGAACCGGGCCGCTTCATTGCCGGGAACTCAGGCGTGTTGATCAGCCAGATCGTCTTCACCAAGCGGGAAGGGGGCAAGCTGTTCTACATTCAGGATGGTGGTATGACCGATCTCGTCCGCCCTGCCATGTACGATTCTTACCATCGTGTCTGGCCGGTCAAACCAAAGGTCCCCATGCCTTTCGACTGTGAAGGTGAAATTGAAGGCTGTGAACCGGCTGATGTTGTTGGCCCGGTCTGCGAATCCTGTGATTACTTTGCCAAAGACCGCTATCTGCCTCCCATGCAGCGGGGAGACTATCTCTGCATGTTCAGCGCAGGCGCATATGGTTCAGTCATGAGCAGCAATTACAACGCGCGTCCCCGCAGTGCAGAAATTCTGGTTGACGGCAGCGAGAATCAGGTCATTCGTCGGCGGGAAACCTATGAAGAACTGATCGCACTGGAACAGACCTGA
- a CDS encoding aspartate-semialdehyde dehydrogenase has protein sequence MFDTVAIIGATGAVGHIMRKLLEDRNFQAKQFRFLASARSAGKTLEFQGKTYTLEELTKDSFAGVELVIASTPDDVAAEFLPAAVEAGAIVIDESGYWRMKPEVALVIPEINPEAALEAKGIIASPNCSTTQMVMALKPLHDASPVRRVIVSTYQATSGAGVAGTSDLLEGSRAYLEGKEHDYQVFAHPIAFNAIPQIGSEKEEGYTSEEMKMVYETRKILGDESIQINPTCVRIPVANCHSETITVETERPISPEEARQLFSDFPGITVVDDLQNLSYPLPSTCDGSDEVYIGRIRRDISSPNGLSFWCVSDNLRKGAATNAVQIAELLAKHKACT, from the coding sequence GTGTTTGATACTGTCGCCATTATTGGTGCCACCGGTGCCGTCGGGCACATCATGCGGAAACTGCTGGAAGACCGGAACTTCCAGGCGAAACAATTTCGATTTCTGGCCTCAGCGCGTTCCGCAGGCAAAACACTGGAATTCCAAGGCAAAACATACACACTGGAAGAATTGACCAAAGATTCCTTCGCCGGCGTAGAACTGGTCATTGCTTCTACTCCCGATGATGTCGCAGCTGAATTTCTTCCAGCAGCCGTGGAAGCCGGAGCGATTGTTATCGATGAATCAGGTTACTGGCGGATGAAGCCTGAAGTCGCGCTGGTGATTCCGGAAATCAATCCGGAAGCCGCACTTGAAGCGAAAGGCATCATTGCCAGCCCCAACTGCTCCACCACACAGATGGTGATGGCCCTGAAACCACTGCACGATGCTTCCCCTGTTCGCCGCGTAATTGTCAGTACCTACCAGGCAACCAGTGGCGCCGGTGTAGCAGGAACCAGCGACCTGCTGGAAGGTTCTCGTGCCTATCTGGAAGGCAAAGAGCATGATTACCAGGTCTTTGCTCATCCGATCGCGTTCAACGCCATCCCACAGATCGGCAGTGAAAAAGAAGAAGGCTACACCAGCGAAGAAATGAAAATGGTGTACGAAACCCGCAAAATTCTGGGCGATGAATCGATCCAGATCAATCCCACCTGTGTGCGGATTCCTGTTGCCAACTGCCACAGCGAAACCATCACAGTCGAGACCGAACGCCCCATTTCCCCGGAAGAAGCCCGTCAGTTATTCTCTGATTTCCCGGGAATCACTGTCGTCGATGACCTGCAGAACCTGTCCTATCCGCTGCCTTCCACCTGTGATGGCAGTGATGAAGTCTATATCGGCCGAATCCGCCGTGATATTTCTTCTCCGAATGGACTTAGTTTCTGGTGCGTCAGTGATAACCTCCGTAAAGGTGCTGCCACCAACGCTGTTCAAATTGCAGAGTTGCTCGCTAAACACAAAGCCTGTACCTAA
- the purD gene encoding phosphoribosylamine--glycine ligase: protein MKVLVIGQGGREHALVWKLAQSESVSQVFCAPGNAGTQLDGTNVAISVSDIPKMVAFAKEEAIQLAVVGPEVPLVAGMSDALRAAGISVFGPSKAAAELEGSKSFAKQMMWKANVPTAKSETFNNFEAAEAYLEEREEQPLVIKADGLAAGKGVLICDTKQEALDAIKSLMKIREFGDAGKTVIIEEKLIGQEVSILAIVSGSTIVPLETSQDHKAAYDDDKGPNTGGMGAYSPAPLVTPELMDEIIEKILVPMVNVMKIEDRPFNGVLYAGLMITNQGPKVLEFNVRFGDPEAQPVLMRLKTDLAQLLLAAAEERLDEIDDLEWDERPTVCVVMASEGYPDEYEKGRVIRGLSEAAELPDTKVFHAGTTMKDDQVVTDGGRVLGVTAIGDSISQAKLKAYQAVKCVRWDGAWCRKDISDKAR from the coding sequence ATGAAAGTTTTAGTGATTGGTCAGGGAGGCCGCGAACACGCGCTGGTCTGGAAACTGGCCCAGTCGGAGAGTGTCAGTCAGGTCTTTTGTGCACCTGGAAACGCAGGAACCCAGCTGGATGGGACGAATGTTGCCATCAGTGTCAGCGATATTCCGAAGATGGTGGCTTTCGCCAAAGAAGAAGCGATCCAACTGGCGGTGGTCGGCCCGGAAGTGCCTCTGGTCGCCGGGATGTCAGATGCACTGCGTGCCGCCGGGATCTCAGTATTTGGACCTTCCAAGGCAGCCGCTGAACTGGAAGGCAGCAAATCATTTGCCAAGCAGATGATGTGGAAGGCGAATGTTCCCACAGCCAAATCAGAGACATTTAACAATTTTGAAGCTGCGGAAGCTTACCTGGAAGAACGCGAAGAACAGCCTCTGGTGATCAAGGCAGATGGCCTGGCTGCTGGTAAAGGGGTTCTGATCTGCGATACCAAGCAGGAAGCTCTGGATGCCATCAAATCGCTGATGAAAATTCGCGAGTTCGGTGATGCAGGGAAAACCGTCATTATTGAAGAAAAGCTGATCGGTCAGGAAGTCAGTATTCTGGCAATCGTCAGTGGATCGACGATTGTTCCTCTGGAAACATCTCAGGATCACAAAGCAGCCTACGATGATGACAAAGGACCTAATACCGGTGGGATGGGGGCCTACAGCCCTGCTCCCCTGGTAACACCAGAACTGATGGACGAGATTATCGAGAAAATTCTCGTGCCCATGGTCAATGTGATGAAAATTGAAGATCGTCCTTTTAACGGTGTTCTTTATGCCGGCCTGATGATTACCAATCAGGGACCCAAGGTACTGGAATTCAATGTCCGTTTCGGCGATCCTGAAGCCCAGCCGGTCCTGATGCGGCTCAAGACGGACCTCGCACAACTGCTGCTGGCAGCGGCAGAAGAGCGTCTGGACGAGATTGACGACCTGGAGTGGGATGAACGGCCGACAGTTTGCGTGGTGATGGCGTCTGAAGGATATCCTGATGAATATGAAAAAGGGAGAGTCATTCGCGGCTTGAGTGAAGCGGCTGAACTGCCTGATACCAAAGTGTTTCATGCCGGAACAACCATGAAAGACGATCAGGTCGTGACCGACGGCGGTCGAGTACTGGGTGTAACGGCGATTGGTGACAGCATCAGCCAGGCAAAACTGAAAGCGTATCAGGCGGTCAAATGCGTCCGCTGGGATGGCGCCTGGTGCCGCAAGGATATTTCAGATAAGGCTCGCTGA
- a CDS encoding 2-phosphosulfolactate phosphatase gives MPDEIRTCLLPVLSQPEDFSGSTAVILDILRASSTITTALHAGAAAVIPCQEIEEAQEIAGNLSETSDSGVLLGGERMGIMIDGFDLDNSPARYSADMVTGKQIVFTTSNGTRALKRAVQADRILIGSFLNLAAVVKELSQSSGVVYLVCAGTDGAVTGEDCLCAGAIAAGLQEITSEKLTLDDASRMVVDYYRTQISGPGGLLTAMRASQGGRNLIQRGFEEDVRLCSECDRYSVLPEFCHESGKIMLSSAG, from the coding sequence ATGCCTGATGAAATTCGAACCTGCTTACTGCCTGTGTTGTCACAACCGGAAGACTTTTCGGGGAGCACTGCCGTGATCCTCGATATTCTTCGCGCTTCCTCTACGATTACGACAGCGCTCCATGCCGGGGCCGCTGCCGTGATTCCCTGTCAGGAAATTGAAGAAGCACAGGAGATCGCCGGTAATCTGAGTGAAACTTCTGATTCAGGGGTATTACTCGGGGGAGAACGCATGGGAATCATGATTGATGGTTTCGATCTGGATAACTCCCCTGCCCGTTACTCTGCAGATATGGTTACTGGCAAACAGATCGTATTTACGACCAGTAATGGAACACGGGCGTTGAAGCGTGCGGTTCAGGCAGATCGCATTCTGATTGGTTCGTTTTTGAATCTGGCTGCGGTGGTGAAAGAATTGAGTCAAAGTTCGGGTGTTGTTTACCTGGTCTGTGCGGGGACAGATGGAGCTGTTACAGGCGAAGACTGTCTGTGTGCTGGCGCAATTGCTGCGGGACTGCAGGAAATTACCAGTGAGAAACTGACACTGGATGATGCAAGCAGAATGGTCGTCGACTATTATCGAACGCAGATCAGCGGTCCGGGTGGATTGCTGACAGCGATGCGTGCCAGTCAGGGGGGACGAAATCTGATTCAACGTGGCTTTGAAGAGGATGTTCGACTATGTTCCGAATGTGATCGTTACTCGGTACTTCCTGAGTTCTGTCACGAATCGGGAAAAATTATGTTATCTTCAGCAGGCTGA
- a CDS encoding glycine--tRNA ligase, translating into MKKEMEKIVALCKRRGFIFQSSEIYGGLQGFWDYGPLGVELKRNVREAWWSDMITTHNELVAPEGAPKPFSMTGVETTIIMHPSVWKSSGHFDLFHDFMVDSKESKARFRVDHVSVAVAYAADQTPVACETYMADIGEEGLSKTKRKRLEKALAEYEKENSLDASETPQISVCNLMEYRKMLAEANIPATGKLEARCPETGGELTEPREFNLMFKTIIGALSGEEGTAFLRPETAQGMFVNFKNVVDSGRVKVPFGIAQIGKSFRNEITPRNYIFRSREFEQMEMEFFCHPDESFEWYQYWRDRRYAWYIKHGIAEDNLILRDHTQEELAHYSVGTADVEYAFPFMEENEYGELEGIAHRGDFDLRSHMEGKLVREGDQLVVEKNEHGQPKYKGSGKDLTYFDDQTRERFIPHVIEPAAGADRATLAFLCEAYYEDEQPDEKGNMQTRTVMRFHPRLAPVKAAVFPLIKKAGMPEIASSIYQRLKSAGIQAVYDQQGAIGRRYRRQDEIGTPFCLTVDGETEQDNCVTLRDRDTLEQVRIPIDDVVTEIHKRIYG; encoded by the coding sequence ATGAAAAAAGAGATGGAGAAAATCGTAGCGTTGTGTAAACGGCGCGGGTTTATTTTTCAGTCGTCTGAAATTTACGGCGGTCTGCAGGGGTTCTGGGATTATGGTCCGCTGGGAGTCGAGCTCAAGCGAAATGTGAGAGAAGCCTGGTGGTCTGACATGATTACCACCCACAACGAACTGGTGGCTCCGGAAGGGGCTCCCAAACCGTTCTCCATGACGGGGGTCGAAACGACCATTATCATGCACCCCAGTGTCTGGAAAAGCTCCGGGCACTTTGACCTGTTTCATGACTTCATGGTCGATTCTAAAGAGTCCAAAGCCCGGTTTCGTGTCGACCATGTGTCGGTGGCCGTTGCTTATGCTGCTGATCAGACTCCGGTCGCCTGTGAAACCTACATGGCAGATATCGGCGAGGAAGGACTCTCCAAAACCAAACGCAAACGTCTGGAAAAAGCGCTTGCGGAATACGAAAAAGAGAACAGTCTGGACGCCAGTGAAACTCCCCAGATTTCTGTCTGTAATCTGATGGAGTACCGGAAAATGCTGGCGGAAGCGAATATCCCCGCGACCGGTAAACTGGAAGCACGCTGTCCGGAAACGGGTGGCGAACTGACTGAGCCTCGTGAATTCAACCTGATGTTCAAAACGATCATCGGTGCGCTCTCAGGTGAAGAAGGAACCGCGTTCCTGCGGCCGGAAACCGCACAGGGGATGTTTGTGAACTTTAAAAATGTGGTCGACAGCGGGCGTGTCAAAGTGCCTTTCGGGATCGCTCAGATCGGAAAAAGTTTCCGAAATGAAATTACACCCCGGAATTATATTTTCCGTTCGCGTGAATTTGAGCAGATGGAAATGGAGTTCTTCTGTCATCCTGATGAGTCATTTGAATGGTACCAGTACTGGCGGGACCGCCGCTATGCCTGGTACATCAAACACGGGATTGCAGAAGACAACCTGATTTTGCGCGATCATACCCAGGAAGAACTGGCGCATTATTCCGTGGGAACGGCAGACGTTGAGTACGCCTTCCCCTTCATGGAAGAGAATGAATATGGCGAACTGGAAGGGATTGCCCATCGTGGTGATTTCGACCTGCGTTCGCATATGGAAGGCAAGCTGGTACGTGAAGGAGATCAACTGGTCGTAGAGAAGAACGAACATGGTCAACCCAAATATAAAGGGAGCGGCAAAGATCTGACCTACTTTGACGATCAGACCCGCGAGCGATTCATACCGCATGTGATTGAGCCCGCCGCCGGTGCAGACCGCGCGACGCTGGCATTTCTCTGCGAAGCCTATTACGAAGATGAACAACCCGATGAAAAGGGGAATATGCAGACGCGAACAGTCATGCGATTCCATCCGCGACTGGCTCCCGTGAAAGCTGCCGTTTTTCCGTTGATCAAAAAAGCGGGAATGCCGGAAATCGCTTCGTCCATTTACCAGCGCTTGAAATCAGCAGGAATTCAAGCCGTTTACGATCAGCAGGGCGCCATCGGTCGCCGATATCGTCGTCAGGACGAGATTGGAACACCTTTCTGCTTGACAGTGGATGGGGAGACCGAACAGGATAACTGTGTGACACTGCGTGATCGTGATACACTGGAACAGGTCAGAATTCCGATTGACGATGTCGTAACAGAGATTCATAAACGAATTTATGGCTGA
- a CDS encoding FAD-dependent oxidoreductase, translating to MTNENIDRRVFGKYLAGSTAAFLAGANAASAKEPVVDGVTRPSNTLLLDGGGQSVWNSTAQHVRTSGWVSPDGKIFHEAARNIPIVEEDEVIVCGGGPAGVAAALASARSGAKTRLLEVNGCIGGVWTAGALTLIIDAQNKPGIMRELLQKLEERGASNTLPNGSVAYDTEKTKLLLEDLLLEAGVKIQLHTRVVGAVTDINNRLSVVVTESKSGRQAWRAKAFIDCSGDGDLAAQAGCAYEFGQPGTGLTQPMSLMVLLTGVTLDGIAQFVRGDAEPRKLGNPKKNLLAEFQRAGIDPSYGGPTIFRVRDGLFAMMANHEYGTLAIDAAHVTDATLQARREVHKLVNSLKKLGDPWTNLEIIATAEQIGTREGRRIMGRYHVSSEDLKNGARFEDGICHVRFGIDVHSTNPGKTKAIEKKPFKSKPYDIPLRALIARDVTGLMMAGRCISGDFIAHSSYRVTGNAVAMGEAAGVASALAATTQKLPHEVPFPEVAKQLELIRSGENQQVKS from the coding sequence ATGACCAACGAAAATATAGACCGTCGCGTATTCGGTAAGTATCTCGCTGGCAGTACGGCTGCTTTTTTAGCCGGTGCCAATGCGGCTTCTGCAAAAGAACCGGTGGTCGATGGTGTGACGCGTCCGTCAAATACGCTGTTACTTGACGGAGGCGGTCAGTCAGTCTGGAATTCAACTGCGCAGCATGTACGGACCAGTGGCTGGGTTTCACCTGATGGGAAAATCTTTCATGAGGCGGCCCGGAATATTCCGATTGTCGAGGAAGATGAAGTCATCGTCTGTGGCGGTGGTCCTGCCGGGGTTGCTGCGGCTCTGGCTTCTGCCCGCAGTGGTGCGAAAACCCGCTTGCTGGAAGTCAATGGCTGTATCGGTGGTGTCTGGACAGCCGGCGCATTAACGCTGATCATTGATGCCCAGAATAAGCCGGGCATTATGCGGGAGCTGTTACAGAAGCTGGAAGAACGCGGCGCCAGTAATACCCTGCCCAACGGTTCGGTCGCTTATGATACCGAAAAAACCAAGCTGTTACTGGAAGATCTGTTGCTGGAAGCGGGCGTCAAAATTCAATTGCACACACGCGTCGTGGGTGCGGTGACCGACATTAATAATCGTCTGTCGGTGGTTGTGACCGAATCCAAATCGGGGCGGCAGGCCTGGAGAGCCAAGGCGTTTATTGACTGCTCTGGCGATGGTGATCTGGCAGCGCAAGCGGGGTGTGCTTACGAGTTCGGCCAGCCTGGTACCGGGTTGACTCAGCCGATGAGCCTGATGGTTCTGCTCACAGGGGTGACACTGGATGGGATTGCTCAGTTTGTAAGAGGAGATGCAGAACCCCGCAAACTGGGGAACCCGAAGAAGAATCTACTGGCAGAATTTCAGCGGGCGGGGATTGACCCTTCTTATGGCGGCCCGACTATTTTTCGGGTTCGGGATGGCCTGTTTGCGATGATGGCCAACCATGAATACGGGACGCTGGCCATCGATGCTGCCCATGTCACCGACGCGACTTTACAGGCCCGGCGTGAAGTGCATAAACTGGTCAACAGCCTGAAAAAACTCGGTGATCCCTGGACCAATCTCGAGATCATTGCGACTGCAGAACAGATCGGCACCCGTGAAGGACGCCGAATTATGGGACGTTATCATGTTTCCAGTGAAGATTTGAAAAACGGAGCACGCTTCGAAGACGGTATCTGCCATGTTCGATTTGGAATTGACGTGCATTCGACCAATCCTGGTAAAACGAAAGCCATTGAAAAGAAACCATTCAAATCCAAGCCTTACGATATTCCCCTGCGGGCACTGATTGCCCGGGATGTGACCGGCCTGATGATGGCAGGCAGATGCATCAGTGGAGATTTCATCGCTCACAGCAGTTATCGGGTGACCGGGAATGCCGTGGCCATGGGTGAGGCGGCGGGGGTTGCTTCTGCTCTGGCAGCGACCACGCAGAAACTGCCTCACGAGGTCCCCTTCCCTGAGGTCGCCAAACAACTGGAGCTGATTCGCTCCGGTGAAAACCAGCAGGTAAAAAGTTAA